The Columba livia isolate bColLiv1 breed racing homer chromosome 18, bColLiv1.pat.W.v2, whole genome shotgun sequence genome includes a region encoding these proteins:
- the ATAD5 gene encoding ATPase family AAA domain-containing protein 5: MVGRLALAAAAASLPGKDGDAQPCKKRREEDASVKTITRYFSPLAKPVDKVLSPPKTNNILDYFKKTSVAEKATLPVVAGENKTLLDADDKDCKSPFKPPLKRKRKRVNLNNKLRERKESENEHQVQIISDDNRETTGLKQDSNDFTAPCTLVDEKCTRELAEDNVQRENFSSDVIYRKNADKVGLKVNGTKNRTRKSRKRKHKVNMDLSESFSSENQLNEKWEKETEDNKKMVSPAIAECDAAISDSSFEVHPDDKTSRVNNSIITVSFEEFLKSQGENDGAGVEEDTKPTVDSSAPANETDKSDNVGDLEKGEESQQPPLRTVTVLAQVHSIPPKLAALHKEQKGSRKIASIFLKQRRSVGEKESSPPPLDSEQMEQVTQKRKSNVVIEEEELELAVLETGGSDYLKPKCSLEERHQFMKAFRQPTADVVKSGVKKTPGKQKQTVGKPSKEKGGPEDDVASNKGLESGEPEGSVDKCTRSSARTKTKRPTKFQKKGNRRKASETEETNVSNISSYNEDEDSGSSVLTKENTLNARISSSPQVNELRRSLRQKNIKTPKSVTPKKVRIRNNELSGRPLQTSTPKASKRALRKINMYKAEVITVPLDGNSPIRMRFTRISATTKSSKAEAMKNEEFNSKNIKISSTSKNISKAKQLVEKAKAIRHNRSKVNEEAPAPVRRSSRQRALAEKKKLQEDEESVIILDSSLSDTSTAAHSVKQKSLRSLNDVLGKKSRKLNVAKNSNGKPGYPPSFQGRRAQISAAEPIVIFDEGSQDASENSQDDDQFRAKREFLMSGLPELLKRQIAKKAAAMEAYSLASSCFRTVVHVRQKDDCYPMWKLKSPSCPLLTKLRKLNTEVTNVTKIALSLGEFSTVNSKVTGNCSAPVLSGHRPVFSDTFREDLLDEIMSSNSQFPVRKYFDKFLKKQTEGSGFENSTSVQEDGTASSEVNQKHSDNWKETKRKRKETEDHKSKRRKQIEGTETEIKSRVSKSLISPLSGERQVETGQATHLGENKAQKPDVMTEDTEDSSEPNALSGVEKEDVLWTEKYQPQDSSELVGNKKEIERLRSWLKEWKKRADWEEKRNQKGEKEDKGHQDSLDSLDFKDDQSDVEEESSLCNTVLITGPPGVGKTAAVYACAQELGFKVFEVNASCQRSGRQILSQLKEATQSHQVDKKGVNAHKPCFFNSCSSAKSPKKMYSPKKVISPRKPPLSPKGGGLKRSLPPKTLANYFKISSKRKDNDGTVTSQEKSKGNTQDSREEKKDAQIKSISKEVEGGEHNRKSATSLILFEEVDIIFDEDAGFLSAIKTFMATAKRPVVLTTNDPTFSLMFDGYFEEINFKTPSLVHAASFLQALCLAENLRTDVKDLAALLTTNNCDIRRSVLYLQFWVRSGGGFLKDKRLAHRGGDETNEADHVIHSEETTDSKMDFSQADAHLQEFPKCDTGCVETLLGLKNILLPSEDLVTFLKHKTTTMEKLNKLMQLLTEFQMKKVDFIYSNLELVLPLPVRVLSNQSDPSNSILEKTNVVSSKTGSDSHCSGKSSTGRKSKKTKNQKRLVTLDDSDLFDTGLNYSAEFITLPSDSPPSCAEGNKEEPKLLMNKEEKEAKTKTPAKEKRSALVVQCLNSLAEFVENMSFLDCCVNTNTKEPMEFSTDEGFNWTNGKIKNGLCDEFSIENTDWWSSQSCSEIKAAIEALSFNKCSVNMLQNLESSLSETPDSDQLEGLTLHISNTRNDVSFSQAAESSVYKKAQKRLAVIRTVFSRSPLNLGNKQASVLEYLPTLRSICRSEKLKEQGKTKRRFLHYLEGIHLEIPRQMINGLCLDFP; the protein is encoded by the exons caccaaaaaccaacaatatattggattattttaaaaagacgTCTGTAGCTGAGAAAGCTACATTACCAGTGGtagctggagaaaataaaacactgttgGATGCTGATGACAAAGACTGTAAGTCACCTTTTAAACCACCTTTAAAGCGGAAGAGGAAGAGagttaatttaaataataagctaagagagaggaaagaatcTGAGAATGAACATCAAGTACAAATTATTAGTGATGACAACAGAGAAACAACAGGGCTGAAACAAGATAGTAATGATTTTACTGCTCCTTGTACTTTAGTTGATGAAAAATGTACAAGAGAATTAGCAGAGGATAACGTGCAAAGAGAGAACTTTTCAAGTGATGTCATCTACAGAAAAAACGCAGATAAAGTTGGTTTGAAAGTAAATGGAACAAAAAATAGGACAAGAAAATCAaggaaaaggaagcacaaaGTAAATATGGATTTGTCTGAAAGTTTTTCATCTGAAAACCAGCTGAATGAAAAGTGggaaaaggaaactgaagatAATAAAAAGATGGTGTCTCCTGCAATAGCAGAGTGTGATGCTGCTATTAGCGACTCCAGTTTTGAAGTTCATCCAGATGACAAAACATCGCGGGTAAATAATAGTATAATAACAGTGTCATTTGAGGAATTCCTCAAGAGTCAAGGAGAAAATGACGGAGCTGGTGTTGAAGAAGACACAAAGCCAACAGTGGACAGTTCTGCCCCAGCAAACGAAACAGACAAAAGTGATAATGTTGGTGACCTGGAAAAGGGTGAGGAGTCTCAGCAGCCGCCGCTCAGAACAGTAACTGTCCTGGCACAGGTTCATTCCATCCCCCCAAAATTAGCTGCATTACATAAGGAGCAAAAAGGCTCTAGGAAAATAGCTTCCATTTTTTtgaagcagagaagaagcgtaggggaaaaagaaagcagcccACCCCCCTTGGACAGCGAACAAATGGAGCAGGttactcagaaaagaaaatctaatGTAGTTATTGAGGAAGAAGAACTGGAATTAGCTGTGCTGGAGACTGGAGGGTCGGATTATTTGAAGCCAAAATGTAGTCTGGAAGAAAGGCATCAGTTCATGAAGGCGTTTAGACAACCAACAGCAGACGTCGTGAAAAGTGGAGTTAAAAAGacacctggaaaacaaaagcaaactgtCGGAAAGccctcaaaagaaaaaggaggaccCGAAGATGACGTTGCTTCGAATAAAGGATTAGAAAGTGGAGAACCAGAAGGTTCTGTGGACAAATGCACACGTTCTAGTGCTAGAACTAAAACTAAAAGACCTACAAAGTttcagaaaaaaggaaacagaaggaagGCTTCCGAGACTGAGGAAACCAACGTCTCGAATATAAGCAGTTACAATGAAGATGAGGATTCAGGATCTAGCGTTCTCACCAAGGAGAACACCCTAAATGCGAGAATTTCATCAAGTCCACAAGTGAACGAGTTAAGGAGGAGTTTAAGGCAGAAGAACatcaaaacaccaaaaagcGTTACACCTAAAAAAGTCAGGATTAGAAATAATGAATTAAGTGGCCGACCCTTACAGACTTCCACACCCAAAGCGAGCAAGCGAGCCCTGAGGAAAATTAACATGTATAAAGCCGAGGTGATTACCGTGCCCTTAGATGGAAACAGCCCGATAAG AATGAGGTTTACACGTATCAGTGCAACTACAAAATCAAGTAAAGCTGAAGCAATGAAAAATGAAGAGTTTAACTCCAAAAATATAAAG ATAAGCTCTACTTCTAAAAATATatccaaagcaaaacagctgGTAGAGAAAGCGAAGGCCATACGGCACAACCGATCAAAGGTTAACGAAGAGGCCCCGGCTCCCGTCCGGCGCTCGTCTCGACAGCGAGCGCTCgctgagaagaaaaagctaCAAGAAGATGAG GAATCGGTAATAATTTTAGATTCAAGCCTGAGTGATACCAGCACTGCAGCGCACAGCGTGAAGCAAAAGAGTCTTCGGAGCTTGAATgatgttttggggaaaaagtcTAGAAAGTTGAATGTTGCAAAGAACTCAAATG gaaaaccgGGGTATCCACCTTCCTTCCAAGGCCGACGAGCTCAAATCTCTGCAGCTGAACCCATCGTGATCTTTGATGAAGGCAG cCAAGACGCATCTGAAAATTCTCAAGATGATGATCAGTTCAGAGCAAAACGTGAGTTCCTGATGAGCGGGTTGCCAGAGCTGCTGAAGAGGCAGATTGCGAAGAAAGCGGCAGCGATGGAAGCGTATTCCCTTGCAAGTTCCTGCTTTAGGACCGTTGTCCACGTGCGGCAGAAGGATGACT GTTATCCCATGTGGAAACTGAAATCACCATCGTGTCCTCTGTTAACGAAGCTGAGGAAACTGAACACTGAAGTCACTAATGTCACAAAAATCGCCCTCTCGCTTGGTGAATTCTCCACTGTGAATTCAAAAGTAACTGGAAACTGTTCTGCACCTGTG CTTTCTGGCCACCGACCAGTTTTTTCTGATACGTTCAGGGAAGATTTACTAGATGAGATAATGTCTTCTAATTCTCAATTTCCGGTGAGAAAATACTTCGACAAatttctgaaaaagcaaacGGAAGGTTCGGGTTTTGAAAACAGTACCAGTGTACAAG aagaTGGCACTGCAAGTTCGGAGGTAAATCAGAAACATTCTGACAACTGGAAGGAAActaagaggaaaaggaaagaaacagaagaccacaaatcaaaaaggagaaaacaaattgAAGGTACagagactgaaataaaatccaGAGTTTCCAAGAGCCTTATTTCTCCCTTATCTGGAGAAAGACAAGTAGAGACAGGACAAGCAACACATCTAGGAGAAAACAAGGCCCAGAAACCAGATGTTATGACAGAAGACACTGAAGATTCATCAGAGCCAAATGCACTTTCTG GTGTTGAAAAGGAAGACGTGCTCTGGACAGAAAAATATCAGCCTCAAGATTCCAGTGAACTTGTagggaacaagaaagaaattgaaaggcTACGCAG TTGGttaaaagaatggaaaaaaagagctgaTTGGGAAGAAAAACGAAatcagaaaggggaaaaggaggacAAAGGGCATCAAG ACTCTTTGGACAGCCTTGACTTTAAAGATGATCAGTCCGATGTTGAGGAAGAGAGCAGCCTGTGCAATACGGTTCTGATCACCGGCCCGCCGGGAGTGGGGAAGACTGCTGCGGTCTATGCTTGTGCTCAGGAGCTCGGTTTCAAG GTATTTGAAGTCAATGCCTCTTGCCAGCGGAGCGGTAGACAGATACTGTCCCAACTAAAAGAAGCTACTCAGTCTCATCAGGTGGACAAAAAAGGCGTTAATGCACACAAGCCTTGCTTTTTTAACAGCTGTAGCAGTGCCAAGTCACCAA aaaaaatgtattctcCCAAGAAAGTTATTTCACCAAGAAAACCTCCATTATCACCGAAAGGAGGAGGATTAAAACGAAGCCTTCCCCCTAAAACACTGGCAAACTATTTCAAAATTTCTTCCAAACGTAAAGATAATGACGGAACAGTAACATCtcaagaaaaaagtaaag GGAATACTCAGGATTCAcgtgaagaaaagaaagatgctcAAATCAAGTCAATAAGCAAAGAAGTAGAAGGAGgagaacacaacagaaaaagtgCAACATCTCTCATTCTTTTTGAAGAG GTGGATATAATATTTGATGAAGATGCAGGATTCCTAAGTGCAATAAAGACGTTCATGGCAACTGCAAAGAGACCCGTAGTTCTCACTACCAATG ATCCAACATTCAGCTTAATGTTTGATGGCTATTTTGAAGAGATCAACTTCAAAACCCCTTCTTTG GTCCATGCTGCCAGCTTTCTCCAAGCGCTGTGTCTGGCTGAGAATCTACGAACAGATGTGAAAGACTTGGCTGCTCTGTTAACCACGAATAACTGCGATATCAGACGAAGCGTTCTCTACTTGCAGTTTTGGGTTAGAAGTGGAGGGGGATTCTTGAAAGACAAACGCTTGGCACATCGTG GAGGAGATGAGACAAACGAAGCGGATCACGTAATTCATTCTGAAGAGACCACTGATTCCAAGATGGATTTTTCTCAAGCTGATGCACATCTTCAGGAATTTCCCAAATGTGATACGGGCTGTGTAGAGACATTGCTTGGCCTTAAGAATATCCTGTTGCCTTCAGAAGATTTGGTTACGTTTCTTAAG CACAAAACGACAACTATGGAGAAATTGAATAAATTAatgcagcttctcacagaattcCAGATGAAGaaagtggattttatatatAGCAATCTCGAGCTTGTTCTTCCCTTACCAGTGCGAGTTCTTTCAAACCAGTCTGACCCCTCTAACTCTATACTTGAAAAGACTAATGTAGTTTCTTCAAAAACCGGATCTGACAGTCATTGCTCTGGAAAAAGCAGCACTGGAAGAAAGTCTAAAAAGACAAAGAACCAGAAAAGGCTTGTTACATTGGATGATAGTGACTTATTTGATACTGGACTGAACTATTCAGCTGAATTCATAACTTTGCCATCGGATAGTCCTCCATCGTGTGCTGAAGGGAATAAAGAGGAGCCAAAATTGTTgatgaataaagaagaaaaagaagctaaaaCTAAAACCCCAGCAAAGGAGAAGAGGTCTGCTCTAGTTGTTCAGTGTCTGAACTCCCTGGCTGAATTTGTGGAGAACATGTCTTTCTTGGATTGCTGTGTAAACACCAACACCAAGGAACCAATGGAGTTTTCTACAGATGAAGGATTTAATTGGACAAATGGCAAAATCAAAAATGGGCTTTGTGATGAGTTCAGTATAGAAAATACTGATTGGTGGAGTTCCCAGAGCTGTAGTGAAATAAAGGCAGCTATTGAAGCGCTCAGCTTTAACAAATGTTCTGTTAATATGCTACAAAACTTGGAATCCTCTTTGAGTGAAACACCTGACAGCGATCAGCTGGAGGGACTGACTTTGCATATTTCTAACACAAGAAACGACGTATCCTTCAGCCAGGCAGCTGAGTCAAG CGTTtacaaaaaagcacagaagcGGCTGGCAGTCATCAGAACTGTATTTTCCAGAAGTCCTTTAAACCTTGGCAATAAGCAGGCCAGCGTACTTGAATACCTCCCCACGCTTCGCAGTATCTGTAGGTCTGAGAAGCTGAAAGAGCAAGGGAAGACGAAAAGAAG gTTCTTGCATTATCTTGAAGGGATTCATCTTGAAATACCCAGACAAATGATAAATGGTCTGTGTTTGGACTTCCCTTAA
- the ADAP2 gene encoding arf-GAP with dual PH domain-containing protein 2 isoform X2 yields the protein MMDRDRNKTLLLELQRAAGTGNGRCADCGEPDPEWASYKLGIFICLHCSGIHRNLPHISRVKSLRLDFWEDDLVEFMKKHGNLCAKAKYEATVPSYYYIPQSRDCLVLREQWIRAKYEREEFVATRVCQDPCSAGTREGFLWKRGRESRQFQKRRFLLSAGEGVMKYYTKESRGPKAIISIKNLNAMFQTAKIQHAHGLQITYDTDGQTRNLFVYHESGKEIVDWFNAIRAARYHYLRTTFPTVPEPELIPRITRNYVKEGYMEKTGPKQKESFKVRWFCLDSQERNLMYFKNPLDAFAQGQVFIGTMDEGYEVRAGLPQGVQVKKTKPAITVVTPVREFVFICENDREQKEWIDALNGVIAQSLRG from the exons ATGATGGACCGCGACCGCAACAAGacgctgctgctggagctgcagagagccGCCGGCACCGGGAACGGCCGCTGCGCCGACTGCGGGGAGCCAG ATCCAGAGTGGGCTTCATACAAACTTGGAATATTCATTTGTTTGCATTGCTCTGGAATCCATCGCAATCTTCCTCACATCAGCAGAGTTAAATCCCTTCGGCTCGACTTCTGGGAGGATGATCTTGTAGAG tttatgAAGAAACATGGGAATCTCTGTGCCAAAGCTAAATATGAGGCAACAGTCCCTTCCTACTATTACATCCCTCAGTCCCGTGATTGCTT ggTTTTAAGAGAGCAATGGATTAGAGCTAAATATGAGCGTGAGGAATTTGTTGCCACTCGAGTCTGCCAAGATCCTTGTT CTGCAGGGACCCGTGAAGGATTCCTCTGGAAGCGGGGGCGGGAAAGCAGACAGTTCCAGAAGAGGCGATTTCTCCTGTCAGCAGGGGAAGGGGTGATGAAGTACTACACCAAAGAA tCCAGAGGTCCAAAAGCCATTATCAGCATTAAGAACCTGAATGCAATGTTCCAGACAGCAAAAATCCAACATGCTCATGGGCTGCAGATCACATACGACACAGATGGTCAAACAAGGAACCTTTTTGTCTATCATGAAAGTGGAAAG GAGATTGTTGACTGGTTCAATGCCATTCGGGCAGCACGTTACCACTATCTCAGAACAACTTTCCCAACCGTCCCTGAGCCTGAG CTCATACCCAGGATCACAAGAAATTACGTCAAAGAAGGATATATGGAGAAAACAGGACCAAAA CAGAAGGAGTCCTTTAAGGTGCGCTGGTTCTGCCTGGATTCTCAAGAAAGGAACCTGATGTACTTTAAAAATCCACTG gATGCCTTTGCACAGGGCCAGGTTTTTATTGGAACAATGGATGAGGGATATGAGGTACGAGCTGGCTTGCCCCAGGGAGTCCAGGTGAAGAAGACGAAACCAGCGATCACCGTGGTCACACCAGTGAGAGAGTTTGTGTTTATATGTGAGAACGACCGGGAGCAGAAGGAGTGGATAGATGCTTTAAATGGAGTCATTGCCCAGTCTTTGAGGGGTTAA
- the ADAP2 gene encoding arf-GAP with dual PH domain-containing protein 2 isoform X1 produces MMDRDRNKTLLLELQRAAGTGNGRCADCGEPDPEWASYKLGIFICLHCSGIHRNLPHISRVKSLRLDFWEDDLVEFMKKHGNLCAKAKYEATVPSYYYIPQSRDCLVLREQWIRAKYEREEFVATRVCQDPCSAGKGTREGFLWKRGRESRQFQKRRFLLSAGEGVMKYYTKESRGPKAIISIKNLNAMFQTAKIQHAHGLQITYDTDGQTRNLFVYHESGKEIVDWFNAIRAARYHYLRTTFPTVPEPELIPRITRNYVKEGYMEKTGPKQKESFKVRWFCLDSQERNLMYFKNPLDAFAQGQVFIGTMDEGYEVRAGLPQGVQVKKTKPAITVVTPVREFVFICENDREQKEWIDALNGVIAQSLRG; encoded by the exons ATGATGGACCGCGACCGCAACAAGacgctgctgctggagctgcagagagccGCCGGCACCGGGAACGGCCGCTGCGCCGACTGCGGGGAGCCAG ATCCAGAGTGGGCTTCATACAAACTTGGAATATTCATTTGTTTGCATTGCTCTGGAATCCATCGCAATCTTCCTCACATCAGCAGAGTTAAATCCCTTCGGCTCGACTTCTGGGAGGATGATCTTGTAGAG tttatgAAGAAACATGGGAATCTCTGTGCCAAAGCTAAATATGAGGCAACAGTCCCTTCCTACTATTACATCCCTCAGTCCCGTGATTGCTT ggTTTTAAGAGAGCAATGGATTAGAGCTAAATATGAGCGTGAGGAATTTGTTGCCACTCGAGTCTGCCAAGATCCTTGTTCTGCAGGTAAAG GGACCCGTGAAGGATTCCTCTGGAAGCGGGGGCGGGAAAGCAGACAGTTCCAGAAGAGGCGATTTCTCCTGTCAGCAGGGGAAGGGGTGATGAAGTACTACACCAAAGAA tCCAGAGGTCCAAAAGCCATTATCAGCATTAAGAACCTGAATGCAATGTTCCAGACAGCAAAAATCCAACATGCTCATGGGCTGCAGATCACATACGACACAGATGGTCAAACAAGGAACCTTTTTGTCTATCATGAAAGTGGAAAG GAGATTGTTGACTGGTTCAATGCCATTCGGGCAGCACGTTACCACTATCTCAGAACAACTTTCCCAACCGTCCCTGAGCCTGAG CTCATACCCAGGATCACAAGAAATTACGTCAAAGAAGGATATATGGAGAAAACAGGACCAAAA CAGAAGGAGTCCTTTAAGGTGCGCTGGTTCTGCCTGGATTCTCAAGAAAGGAACCTGATGTACTTTAAAAATCCACTG gATGCCTTTGCACAGGGCCAGGTTTTTATTGGAACAATGGATGAGGGATATGAGGTACGAGCTGGCTTGCCCCAGGGAGTCCAGGTGAAGAAGACGAAACCAGCGATCACCGTGGTCACACCAGTGAGAGAGTTTGTGTTTATATGTGAGAACGACCGGGAGCAGAAGGAGTGGATAGATGCTTTAAATGGAGTCATTGCCCAGTCTTTGAGGGGTTAA